The proteins below are encoded in one region of Brassica napus cultivar Da-Ae chromosome A6, Da-Ae, whole genome shotgun sequence:
- the LOC106346047 gene encoding auxin-responsive protein IAA18 translates to MEGYSRNWFRDDKASVYNSEEKKLELKLGPPGEDEAGSSMIRHIKKEPKDKSILSLAPNHFSSPSTTNKTTSQKRTAPGPVVGWPPVRSFRKNLTNGSSSKLGNESTSNGVVLKNQKCDDDNAREKPMGAKRQGGLFVKINMHGVPIGRKVDLSAHNSYEQLSFTVDKLFRGLLAAQRESSSFGEEEKPITGLLDGNGEYTLTYEDNEGDKMLVGDVPWHMFVSLVKRLRVIKTSEISSALTYGNGKQEKMRR, encoded by the exons ATGGAGGGTTATTCAAGAAACTGGTTTCGCGATGACAAAGCCTCTGTTTACAACTCCGAAGAGAAGAAACTCGAGCTAAAGCTTGGTCCCCCTGGCGAAGACGAAGCTGGTTCATCGATGATACGACACATCAAGAAAGAACCAAAAGACAAATCTATCCTCTCTCTCGCTCCCAACCACTTCTCTTCTCCTTCCACCACCAACAAAACCACATCTCAGAAAAG AACTGCTCCTGGTCCAGTGGTGGGTTGGCCTCCGGTTAGATCATTCAGGAAGAACTTGACAAATGGAAGCTCTTCAAAGCTTGGAAATGAATCTACCTCCAACGGTGTTGTCCTCAAGAACCAGAAGTGTGATGATGATAATGCCCGAGAGAAGCCAATGGGAGCAAAGAGGCAAGGAGGCTTGTTCGTGAAGATCAACATGCACGGTGTTCCCATTGGTCGTAAAGTTGACCTCAGTGCGCATAACAGCTATGAACAGTTGTCTTTCACTGTCGACAAGCTCTTTAGAGGACTTCTTGCAG CTCAAAGAGAATCATCATCatttggagaagaagagaaaccaaTCACTGGACTGTTGGATGGGAATGGAGAATATACTCTTACATATGAGGACAAtgaaggagacaagatgcttgtAGGAGATGTCCCATGGCA TATGTTTGTATCTTTGGTGAAAAGGCTGCGTGTGATCAAAACCTCTGAGATTTCCTCAGCATTAACAT ATGGAAATGGCAAGCAAGAGAAGATGAGAAGATGA